The Pedobacter mucosus genome window below encodes:
- a CDS encoding glycosyltransferase family 2 protein has protein sequence MPLISIITVTYNAEKFIESSIQSVLSQNATNYEYLMIDGGSTDKTIEIIRKYKEKVNLFISEPDEGIYDAMNKGINSAKGSYLFFLGADDTFFNKETLHNIAKILINKKPDLLIGLIKYDTGRLFNSCFGFKTLLHNTIHHQGSFYNKTLFNDFRFDINYKLIADYELNLKIYLNRNNYHIIFTKYIISLCGEGGESRTQLNNAYRETNQIRDKLLGRKSIVYKVLYKIKFLLGRCLTNVKAENN, from the coding sequence ATGCCATTAATTTCAATAATTACAGTTACTTATAATGCTGAAAAGTTCATCGAATCTTCTATACAAAGCGTATTAAGCCAAAATGCTACTAACTACGAATATCTAATGATTGATGGTGGTTCGACAGATAAAACGATAGAGATTATTCGAAAATACAAAGAAAAAGTTAATTTGTTCATTAGTGAGCCTGATGAGGGTATTTATGATGCTATGAATAAGGGTATAAATTCTGCTAAAGGGAGTTATTTGTTTTTTTTGGGTGCGGATGATACGTTTTTTAACAAAGAAACGCTACATAATATTGCTAAAATTCTAATAAATAAGAAACCTGACCTTTTAATAGGTCTGATAAAATACGATACCGGTAGGCTATTCAATTCATGCTTTGGTTTCAAGACTTTACTTCATAATACAATACATCATCAAGGCAGTTTTTATAATAAAACACTATTTAATGATTTTAGATTTGATATAAATTATAAATTAATTGCGGATTATGAATTGAATCTAAAAATATATTTAAATAGAAATAATTACCACATAATTTTTACAAAATACATTATTTCTTTATGTGGTGAGGGTGGAGAAAGCCGTACTCAGCTTAATAATGCGTATAGGGAAACTAATCAAATTAGAGACAAATTATTAGGTAGAAAATCAATAGTCTATAAAGTACTTTACAAAATAAAATTTCTTTTAGGTAGATGTTTAACAAATGTGAAAGCAGAAAATAATTAA
- a CDS encoding O-antigen polymerase has product MDNVIITKRYIGAVLSFLMLLNIILVANFDNYFFVISVFLLGSFKLINDKFDFLKPSSGFLFPWILLFIFLNLNITIYTRAVDPLTLRLMCVPVSLSVIISSDFFNLTRKALVFPKIVINQTKYNYILLIGLGLFLINFLASGFLPLINSIQTGQSDYFDYGIKGLNGMFYAYANAFCLLAYALYLDTSNKKYLMHLIITVFIFLLCLTRQNIISAITEIFILHSFKRGLISKKKMLLYVGLLLFAFGAMGELRSGDIKEIMGLRKDYFWLPTSFIWVYSYGFFNVLNLDNLVTSKAFGLFDNSSISFLLPSFLRPKFEAQPDLLEVINFNISSYINPILRDWGYYGTIVFTGIIMFFTVKSYQAAKNHANFKSISIYCVLLFCALFSFFINFWFYLPIIFQIPFLILFNKYVFKYEKN; this is encoded by the coding sequence ATGGATAATGTTATAATAACAAAACGATACATTGGGGCTGTATTATCTTTCTTGATGTTACTAAACATTATTCTTGTAGCAAATTTTGACAATTATTTTTTTGTGATTTCAGTATTTTTATTAGGTTCTTTTAAGCTTATTAATGATAAATTTGATTTTTTAAAACCCAGCTCTGGGTTCTTATTTCCTTGGATTCTTTTATTTATTTTTTTAAATCTAAATATCACAATTTATACAAGGGCCGTAGACCCCTTAACATTAAGATTAATGTGTGTGCCTGTTTCTTTGTCAGTTATTATTTCTTCTGATTTCTTTAATTTAACCAGAAAAGCTTTGGTCTTTCCCAAGATTGTCATAAATCAAACCAAGTATAATTATATTCTTTTAATAGGATTAGGTTTATTCTTAATAAACTTTTTAGCAAGCGGGTTCTTGCCATTAATTAACTCCATACAAACTGGCCAGAGTGATTATTTTGATTATGGAATAAAAGGCCTCAATGGAATGTTTTATGCATATGCCAATGCTTTTTGCCTACTTGCGTATGCTTTGTATTTAGATACTTCTAACAAAAAGTACCTAATGCACCTAATTATAACAGTTTTTATATTTTTACTCTGTTTAACCAGGCAAAACATAATTTCGGCAATAACAGAAATATTTATTCTTCATTCATTTAAGAGGGGGCTTATAAGTAAGAAGAAAATGTTATTATACGTAGGGCTTTTATTGTTTGCTTTCGGAGCTATGGGTGAACTTCGTAGTGGGGATATTAAGGAAATTATGGGTCTAAGAAAAGATTATTTCTGGCTTCCTACTTCATTCATTTGGGTTTATTCTTATGGGTTTTTTAATGTTTTAAATCTAGATAACCTAGTTACAAGCAAGGCTTTTGGCCTTTTCGATAATTCTTCGATTTCCTTTTTATTACCGAGTTTTTTAAGGCCTAAATTTGAAGCACAACCGGATTTGCTTGAGGTCATAAATTTCAATATATCCTCTTATATTAATCCAATACTAAGAGATTGGGGTTATTATGGAACTATTGTCTTTACTGGTATTATAATGTTCTTCACTGTTAAGTCATATCAAGCAGCAAAAAACCATGCTAATTTTAAATCAATTTCAATTTATTGTGTATTACTTTTTTGTGCCTTATTTTCTTTTTTTATTAATTTTTGGTTTTATCTCCCAATAATTTTCCAGATTCCCTTTCTAATATTATTTAATAAGTACGTTTTTAAATATGAAAAAAATTAA
- a CDS encoding lipopolysaccharide biosynthesis protein has translation MGSIAAKAKRRIVSLIKSDGNRSEKIFKNVILSFGVKGGSIIVGLLLVPMTINYINPIQYGIWLTISSVVSWMSFFDIGMGNGLRNKLAHAIALNEYENARKYVSTAYAVLAMIAFALFVIFWLVNPHLNWNSLLSIPDTVKDNIQLVVLIIVGSFCVQFVVQTINVVLMANQQPAISSLILFVGQLGILATIFILKQTVVGTLTNLVLALTILPIFALLIGSIYLYNNQLKIFAPSFRSIDFKFAKNILNLGGIFFVIQIGAMLLFQTDNIIINKIIGPEAVTVFNVSYKLFSVVIMLFGILITPYWSAFTDAYSKQDFDWMQNKVYRMRIIWVILSLVGIPLLVFSSKFLFIFWLGHTVNIPPNLSIAMGLYTIGFTGMTLNCYFLNGIGKLKIQLYLYVVSCLINVPLSIYWASRAGVVGVVLVNTIIMFLMCIVLWIQINKILKNRAYGIWNK, from the coding sequence ATGGGTAGTATTGCTGCAAAAGCTAAAAGACGGATAGTTTCATTGATTAAAAGTGATGGAAATCGATCGGAAAAAATATTCAAAAATGTAATACTTTCGTTCGGTGTAAAGGGTGGTAGCATTATCGTTGGATTATTACTTGTCCCAATGACCATTAATTATATTAATCCTATTCAATATGGAATTTGGTTAACTATTAGTTCAGTAGTGAGTTGGATGAGTTTCTTTGATATTGGGATGGGTAACGGATTAAGGAATAAACTGGCGCATGCAATAGCTCTTAATGAATATGAAAACGCTAGGAAATATGTGAGCACGGCATATGCTGTCTTAGCAATGATTGCTTTTGCTTTATTTGTTATCTTTTGGTTAGTAAATCCACATCTAAATTGGAACAGCCTATTAAGTATTCCTGATACAGTCAAAGATAATATACAGCTAGTGGTGCTTATTATCGTTGGTTCATTTTGCGTACAATTTGTTGTTCAAACAATTAATGTAGTTCTTATGGCAAACCAACAGCCAGCAATCTCATCCCTTATCTTGTTTGTAGGTCAATTAGGCATACTTGCTACGATTTTTATCTTAAAGCAAACGGTGGTTGGTACATTAACCAATTTAGTGCTAGCTTTAACCATATTGCCTATATTTGCGTTACTTATTGGAAGTATTTACCTATATAATAATCAATTGAAAATATTTGCACCGTCTTTTAGATCGATAGACTTCAAATTTGCAAAAAACATACTTAATTTGGGAGGAATATTTTTTGTTATTCAAATTGGAGCTATGTTGCTATTTCAAACCGATAATATCATTATAAATAAGATAATTGGACCAGAGGCAGTAACTGTTTTTAACGTCTCGTATAAGCTTTTTTCAGTTGTAATCATGCTATTTGGAATACTTATAACTCCGTATTGGAGTGCTTTTACTGATGCTTACTCTAAACAAGATTTTGATTGGATGCAGAATAAAGTATACCGCATGAGAATCATTTGGGTCATATTATCTTTAGTTGGCATCCCATTGTTGGTTTTTTCTTCCAAATTTCTTTTTATATTTTGGTTAGGGCATACTGTCAATATTCCACCAAATTTATCCATAGCCATGGGATTATACACCATAGGATTTACTGGGATGACACTAAATTGTTATTTCCTAAATGGGATTGGTAAATTAAAAATTCAGCTATATCTGTACGTCGTCTCTTGTCTAATTAACGTCCCTTTGAGTATTTATTGGGCTAGTAGAGCAGGAGTAGTTGGGGTAGTTTTGGTAAATACTATAATTATGTTTCTTATGTGTATAGTACTATGGATTCAAATCAATAAAATTTTGAAAAATCGTGCTTATGGGATATGGAACAAATAG
- the gmd gene encoding GDP-mannose 4,6-dehydratase codes for MKVALITGITGQDGAYLAELLLEKGYMVHGIKRRSSLFNTDRIDHLYQDSHDENVRFKLHYGDLTDSTNLIRIVQEVQPDEIYNLGAMSHVKVSFDSPEYVANVDGIGTLRILEAVRILGLEKKTRVYQASTSELYGGMPENKNDKGFYDENSPFYPRSPYGAAKIYGFWITKNYREAYGMFACNGILFNHESPLRGETFVTRKITRAVAKIAQGLQSKLYLGNLDAERDWGHAKDYVEAMWRILQQDTPDDFVIATGVTTRVREFVRLAFAEVGITLEFKGTGVEEKGYVVSCSNAEFQIEIGTEVVGVDPTYFRPTEVDLLIGDPTKSKTKLGWVPKYDLAALVKEMVAVDVDHFKKETLLKAHGYVIKNQFD; via the coding sequence ATGAAAGTTGCATTAATTACAGGCATTACTGGGCAAGACGGTGCTTATCTTGCTGAATTATTACTTGAAAAAGGATATATGGTACACGGGATTAAGAGAAGAAGCTCTCTTTTTAATACTGATCGTATTGATCATCTATATCAAGATTCTCATGATGAGAACGTTAGATTTAAGTTACACTATGGAGATTTAACGGATTCTACTAATTTAATTAGGATTGTTCAAGAGGTTCAACCAGATGAGATTTATAATTTAGGAGCGATGAGTCATGTAAAGGTATCTTTCGATTCGCCAGAATACGTAGCTAACGTAGATGGAATCGGAACACTAAGAATACTGGAAGCAGTACGAATTTTAGGTTTAGAAAAGAAAACAAGAGTTTATCAGGCATCGACTTCTGAATTGTATGGTGGAATGCCTGAAAATAAAAATGACAAAGGATTTTATGATGAAAATTCACCATTCTATCCTCGTTCGCCATATGGAGCAGCAAAGATTTATGGTTTTTGGATTACTAAAAATTATCGCGAGGCTTATGGAATGTTTGCCTGTAATGGTATTTTATTTAACCATGAAAGTCCGCTTAGGGGAGAAACATTTGTAACTAGAAAAATTACGCGTGCCGTAGCTAAAATTGCTCAGGGTTTACAGAGTAAATTATACTTAGGGAATCTAGATGCAGAACGCGATTGGGGTCATGCTAAAGATTATGTAGAAGCCATGTGGCGGATTTTACAGCAAGATACTCCTGATGATTTTGTGATTGCAACAGGTGTAACGACCAGAGTTCGTGAATTTGTACGTTTAGCCTTTGCTGAAGTAGGTATTACCTTAGAATTTAAAGGAACAGGCGTAGAAGAAAAAGGCTATGTAGTTTCGTGCTCAAATGCTGAATTCCAAATAGAAATCGGTACTGAGGTGGTAGGTGTTGATCCTACTTATTTCCGACCAACTGAAGTTGATCTATTAATTGGAGACCCAACAAAATCTAAGACCAAGTTGGGGTGGGTTCCTAAATATGATTTAGCGGCATTAGTTAAAGAAATGGTTGCTGTAGATGTAGATCATTTCAAGAAGGAAACACTATTAAAAGCGCATGGTTATGTCATAAAAAATCAATTCGACTAA
- a CDS encoding acyltransferase yields the protein MNYFLKAFKFPFRKLKIGINKLYYTIIFISNNIHYSLLPEIRGTFKIINKGNLKLGKGIRFYSTFKSNPIGMNKFCTIYVENNASLDILDNAGFSAVSIYCANKIEIGYNLFCGANVSIWDTDFHPLNYSDRITNRDDLASNRPIKIGHNVFIGANSIILKGVNIGDRSIIGAGSVLTKSVPADEIWAGNPAIFIKKVN from the coding sequence ATGAATTACTTTTTAAAGGCTTTTAAGTTTCCATTTCGTAAACTGAAAATTGGAATAAATAAATTGTATTATACTATTATTTTTATTTCTAATAATATTCATTATTCGTTGCTGCCGGAAATACGCGGAACATTTAAAATAATTAATAAAGGTAATTTGAAATTGGGTAAAGGGATAAGGTTTTATAGTACTTTTAAATCAAATCCGATTGGCATGAACAAATTTTGTACAATATATGTTGAGAATAATGCTAGTCTCGATATATTAGATAACGCAGGATTTTCAGCAGTTTCTATTTATTGTGCCAATAAAATTGAAATTGGATATAATTTGTTTTGTGGAGCTAACGTAAGTATTTGGGATACTGATTTTCATCCTCTTAATTATTCAGATAGAATTACCAACAGGGATGATTTAGCTTCTAATAGACCTATTAAAATTGGTCATAACGTTTTTATTGGCGCAAATTCCATTATTCTAAAAGGAGTGAATATTGGCGATAGATCTATTATTGGTGCCGGTAGCGTATTGACTAAAAGTGTGCCAGCTGATGAGATATGGGCTGGAAATCCAGCTATTTTTATCAAAAAAGTTAATTAA
- a CDS encoding NAD-dependent epimerase/dehydratase family protein yields the protein MPNQKLKDKNSDINIAGHKARAGFAILRKLISKRFANILTLSSSELDLRDQACALNLFKINQFEYFILAAAKVGDIVANNTYKHDFLYDNLMTHIIVIKASKKIKLKS from the coding sequence ATGCCAAATCAAAAGTTGAAGGATAAAAATTCTGATATTAACATTGCTGGTCATAAGGCAAGGGCTGGTTTTGCAATTTTGAGAAAACTAATTTCTAAAAGATTCGCTAATATTTTAACACTTTCCTCTAGTGAGCTTGATCTTCGCGATCAAGCTTGCGCCCTTAATTTGTTCAAAATAAACCAATTTGAATATTTTATCCTTGCAGCTGCCAAAGTTGGAGATATTGTAGCCAATAATACTTATAAACACGATTTCCTTTATGATAATTTAATGACACATATTATTGTTATCAAAGCATCAAAAAAAATCAAATTAAAAAGCTAA
- a CDS encoding glycosyltransferase family 2 protein gives MKKINQMVSVCLATYNGSKGIARQLATILTQIGDSDEIIVSDDCSTDDTLEIIRAFNDKRIKIFSNTLKNGPVGNFENSLKMAAGDIIFLCDQDDIWFEEKVEEHLKAHLKYDLIVSDAIVIDSNQKILFNSFFKARKSKTGLLVNLKKNSYIGCCMSFNRKILSVALPFPKTIHMHDWWIGLVAEIKGKILFLDKPLMYYIRHDDNASDTLIKQLPFIKQIKNRIGLFGSLLHLIFFKNDNK, from the coding sequence ATGAAAAAAATTAATCAAATGGTTTCTGTTTGTTTGGCTACATATAATGGTTCAAAAGGTATTGCAAGGCAATTGGCAACTATTTTGACTCAAATAGGTGATTCAGATGAAATTATAGTATCGGATGATTGTTCAACCGATGATACACTAGAAATTATTAGGGCATTTAATGATAAAAGAATTAAGATATTCTCGAATACGCTAAAAAATGGGCCTGTGGGTAACTTTGAAAATTCTTTAAAAATGGCTGCAGGGGATATTATTTTCTTATGTGATCAAGATGATATTTGGTTTGAAGAAAAAGTAGAAGAACACTTGAAAGCACATTTAAAATATGATTTGATTGTTTCAGATGCTATAGTAATCGACTCTAATCAAAAGATTTTGTTTAATTCTTTTTTTAAGGCAAGGAAATCTAAAACCGGATTATTAGTCAATTTAAAAAAAAATTCTTATATCGGATGTTGTATGTCTTTCAATCGGAAGATTTTAAGTGTAGCTTTGCCTTTTCCTAAAACCATACATATGCATGACTGGTGGATTGGACTAGTTGCAGAAATAAAAGGAAAAATTTTGTTTTTAGACAAGCCTTTAATGTACTATATAAGACATGATGATAATGCATCCGACACCTTGATCAAACAATTGCCTTTTATCAAACAAATAAAAAACAGAATAGGCCTTTTTGGTAGTTTATTACACTTGATTTTCTTTAAAAATGATAATAAATAA
- a CDS encoding GumC family protein yields the protein MNSPEDFKNQNFQIEDDSINLKKTFGKFADKWYWFLFGIIICLLGSFLYIRYTAPMYQIGARVLVNDDEKGGGLGKQAGSIMDLGGILGSKNSVDNETEILKTRFLMEQVVRQMQLNIIYSQKLNFVTRELYNNPFTINIIKGVDTIKTSKISVQSLEKNRIRVKIRDFDKIVNADQVFYVAGIGELKISLHPGFQINNAHYYVTIVGIDERVSTLMNQLSVAVSNNKVSIIDLGLTYSIPKKGEDILNTLINKYIQANLGDKNAIADSTYKFIKERLNVIASELGDVENKVEDFKQRNKLSDMSEQGKLLVQNTGEFSNELARAETQVSILTELEYYLKDENKNKRIFPTSLLPSDLVFSGLMTQYNSLLVERDKQLLSLTEESPFVKNIDVQILGLRKGILANIQSTKNTYLLTRNKLRAQLNQAEGQISGVPQIEKNYLKLARNKDIKQELYIFLMQKAEETAISKTSNISIAKVIDPPKSQMVPISPKKGVVYFLGFIVGLILPGILLFGKDLISTGILTKEDVTSLTIVPIIGELSHNKMQDNLVVANQGRSALSEQFRALRTNLSFYLKNRFENVILLTSSMSGEGKSFTAINLANILALSGKKVLLMELDLRKPGLSAKLGIDNSIGFSNYAISSDMNTADIIRPLAINSNMFIISSGPLPPNPAETLMNEKMPDLMEKLKEQFDYIIMDAPPIGIIADAQLLAPYADVTLYLVRQKFTKKDQLGIINDLYKNAKMKNLAIVVNDIITKHYGYGYGYGTYGQEEEESFFTKIKNSFRKDI from the coding sequence ATGAATAGCCCCGAAGATTTCAAAAATCAGAATTTTCAAATTGAAGATGATAGTATAAATTTGAAAAAGACCTTTGGTAAATTTGCTGATAAGTGGTATTGGTTTCTTTTTGGAATCATTATCTGTCTATTAGGATCTTTCCTCTACATTAGATATACAGCCCCAATGTACCAAATTGGAGCTAGAGTCTTAGTTAATGACGATGAAAAGGGTGGAGGTTTAGGTAAGCAGGCAGGATCAATAATGGATCTTGGTGGAATTTTAGGAAGTAAAAACTCAGTAGACAATGAAACGGAAATATTAAAAACACGTTTTTTAATGGAGCAAGTGGTAAGGCAAATGCAACTTAATATTATCTATTCTCAAAAATTAAATTTTGTAACCCGAGAACTCTATAATAATCCTTTTACTATCAATATTATCAAAGGGGTAGATACCATTAAGACAAGTAAAATAAGTGTTCAGAGCTTAGAAAAAAATAGAATTAGAGTAAAGATTAGAGATTTTGATAAGATCGTAAATGCAGATCAAGTTTTTTATGTTGCAGGAATTGGTGAACTAAAGATTAGCTTACATCCTGGATTCCAGATAAATAATGCTCATTATTATGTTACAATTGTAGGTATAGATGAAAGAGTATCTACTTTAATGAACCAACTATCTGTTGCCGTTTCTAATAATAAAGTATCTATTATCGATTTGGGATTGACATATTCAATACCTAAAAAAGGAGAAGACATATTAAATACATTAATTAATAAGTATATACAAGCGAATTTAGGTGATAAAAATGCTATAGCAGATAGTACTTATAAATTTATAAAAGAAAGATTAAATGTAATTGCTTCTGAACTCGGTGATGTTGAGAATAAAGTAGAAGATTTCAAACAGCGAAATAAATTATCTGATATGTCGGAACAGGGAAAACTACTTGTTCAAAATACAGGTGAATTTAGTAACGAGCTTGCAAGAGCTGAGACGCAGGTTTCAATTTTAACGGAGTTAGAATATTATTTAAAAGATGAGAATAAAAACAAGCGTATATTCCCTACTTCATTACTTCCTTCTGATTTAGTTTTTTCAGGATTAATGACGCAATATAATTCTCTATTAGTTGAGCGTGATAAACAACTCTTAAGCTTAACAGAGGAGAGTCCTTTTGTAAAAAATATTGACGTTCAAATTTTGGGTTTACGTAAAGGTATATTAGCTAACATTCAAAGTACGAAAAACACTTATTTACTTACTCGTAATAAACTCAGAGCTCAGTTAAATCAAGCTGAAGGACAAATATCTGGAGTACCACAAATAGAAAAAAATTATTTAAAGCTCGCTAGAAATAAAGACATTAAACAGGAACTATATATTTTTCTGATGCAAAAAGCGGAAGAGACTGCCATTTCTAAGACTTCTAATATTTCCATTGCGAAGGTTATCGACCCACCAAAATCTCAAATGGTACCAATTAGCCCTAAGAAGGGTGTAGTATATTTTTTAGGATTTATTGTTGGTCTTATTTTGCCAGGAATTTTACTATTTGGAAAAGACCTTATTTCTACTGGAATTTTAACCAAGGAAGATGTTACATCGTTAACGATCGTACCTATCATAGGAGAACTTAGTCATAATAAAATGCAAGACAATTTAGTAGTTGCAAATCAAGGCCGCTCTGCGTTATCTGAACAATTTAGAGCTTTAAGAACTAACCTAAGTTTTTATCTTAAAAATAGATTTGAAAACGTCATATTGTTAACATCGAGTATGAGCGGGGAAGGAAAATCTTTTACTGCAATAAACCTTGCTAATATCCTAGCACTTTCTGGTAAAAAAGTTTTGTTGATGGAATTGGATTTAAGGAAACCAGGATTATCTGCTAAACTTGGTATTGATAATAGTATTGGCTTTAGTAATTATGCTATTAGTTCAGATATGAATACTGCTGATATCATTAGGCCTTTAGCCATTAATTCTAATATGTTTATTATTTCTTCTGGTCCATTACCTCCCAACCCTGCCGAGACTTTGATGAATGAAAAGATGCCTGATTTAATGGAAAAATTAAAAGAACAATTTGATTATATCATTATGGATGCACCACCAATTGGGATTATTGCTGATGCACAATTATTAGCTCCTTATGCTGATGTTACTTTATATTTAGTTCGGCAAAAGTTTACTAAAAAAGATCAATTAGGTATTATTAATGATCTTTATAAAAATGCTAAAATGAAAAATTTAGCTATCGTAGTCAATGATATAATTACAAAGCACTATGGTTACGGTTACGGTTACGGGACTTATGGACAAGAAGAAGAAGAGTCATTTTTTACAAAAATAAAAAACAGTTTTAGAAAAGATATTTAG
- a CDS encoding glycosyltransferase family 2 protein — protein MSRKEPKISILIVVYNAVEHLEQSLLSVIKQAYSNVELIVIDGNSTDGTVDIIRRYSDKIGYWVSEPDNGIYDAMNKAVDKATGDWIYFLGAGDILLNVLDKVIDNFKDVNTVYYGDVYRTDLLKVFNGRFSMFRSARMSICHQAIFYPNEAIKKHKFNTKYKVQADHNLNMVIQGDLAYKFEYFSAVVCIYEGGGFSAVTRDEDFFRDRLNIVRQNYPFFIYAYAYTLDKFLKLVKRGEYRNQR, from the coding sequence ATGAGTAGAAAAGAGCCTAAAATAAGTATATTGATAGTTGTCTATAATGCTGTTGAACATTTAGAACAATCATTACTAAGTGTTATAAAACAGGCTTATTCAAATGTAGAACTTATAGTCATTGATGGAAATTCAACAGATGGTACAGTAGATATAATAAGAAGGTATAGTGACAAGATAGGATATTGGGTGAGTGAACCGGATAACGGTATTTATGATGCAATGAATAAAGCAGTTGATAAGGCTACAGGTGATTGGATATATTTTCTAGGAGCTGGTGATATTTTACTAAATGTTTTAGATAAAGTTATTGATAATTTCAAGGATGTAAACACAGTATATTATGGGGATGTTTATCGAACTGATTTATTGAAAGTTTTTAATGGCAGGTTTTCAATGTTTCGCTCCGCTCGAATGAGTATTTGCCATCAGGCAATTTTTTATCCTAATGAAGCTATTAAGAAACATAAATTTAATACTAAATATAAGGTTCAGGCAGACCATAACTTAAATATGGTTATTCAAGGTGATTTAGCATACAAATTTGAGTACTTTTCGGCTGTAGTTTGTATTTATGAAGGTGGAGGGTTTTCTGCGGTAACTAGGGATGAAGATTTTTTTAGAGATCGTTTGAATATTGTAAGGCAAAATTACCCATTCTTTATATACGCATATGCATATACTTTAGATAAATTTTTAAAATTAGTGAAGAGAGGTGAGTACCGAAATCAACGTTAA
- a CDS encoding polysaccharide biosynthesis/export family protein, with protein sequence MIKIKFSNRNSLLFLLFVVMALNSSCVSNKKIAYFQDIQDVNQAKLENAIAFSEPVIQSDDILSVNIFTLSPQSGVIINQAANTPALGGNTNNSASSQNTGFLVDKNGEIELSLIGKIKVAGLTTYQARELIRDKVSQFYKEPNVQLRFSNFKVSVLGEVNTPSAYTLPNEKVSILDALSLAGDLTIYGKRENVLIVRDNNGKKEFARLNLNSSEIFNSPFYYLKQNDVIYVEPNKARVSANNAAQVQTLGIITSIVSVLVLAISLFK encoded by the coding sequence ATGATTAAAATTAAATTTTCAAATCGCAATAGTCTGCTCTTTCTATTGTTTGTTGTTATGGCTTTAAATTCTTCTTGTGTTAGCAATAAAAAAATTGCTTACTTCCAAGATATTCAAGATGTAAACCAGGCTAAATTAGAAAATGCTATTGCTTTTTCTGAGCCTGTTATACAATCAGATGACATTTTAAGCGTTAACATTTTTACTTTAAGTCCACAGAGTGGGGTTATTATTAATCAAGCAGCTAATACACCTGCTTTAGGAGGTAACACGAATAATAGTGCATCTAGCCAAAATACAGGATTTTTGGTAGATAAAAATGGAGAAATTGAACTCAGCCTGATCGGTAAGATAAAAGTGGCAGGTTTGACTACTTATCAAGCAAGGGAATTGATTCGGGATAAAGTATCACAATTTTACAAAGAACCAAATGTTCAGTTAAGGTTTTCAAATTTTAAAGTAAGTGTGTTAGGAGAAGTAAACACGCCTTCTGCTTATACATTACCTAATGAAAAAGTAAGTATTTTAGATGCCTTAAGCCTGGCTGGTGATTTGACTATATATGGTAAACGAGAAAACGTTCTTATTGTAAGGGATAATAATGGGAAGAAAGAATTTGCTAGATTAAACTTAAATTCTTCTGAAATTTTTAATAGCCCGTTTTATTACCTTAAGCAAAATGACGTGATATATGTAGAGCCGAATAAAGCTAGAGTATCTGCTAATAACGCGGCTCAGGTTCAAACACTTGGCATCATAACTTCAATAGTATCGGTTCTTGTACTAGCGATATCTTTATTCAAATAA